GGACCTCGCGCTCGACGTTCGACTTGCCCACGGTGTCCGCAAGCGGGTGGTGTACGGACTGACCGATGGCGAGAAGGTATCGTGGCTAGAAGTGTCGCGATTGACGCCCTGATAGGGGAGTTGCGGTTCTCTCCTACTTCTTCGCGTAGACGGTCGGCCACTGGTCTTTGGCGAGTTCTTCGGCATCGACCGCCTTCCAATAGTCGCGCACTTCGGTGCCGATTCCGCGCGATACGTCCGTTTCGGTGAGGACGTTCTGGCCGTTCCGGACGAGTTCGAAGGCTTCGCGCTTTCGACCCTCGAAGGAGTCGGCCGCTTTGCGGAGTTCGTCGTTCGGGTAGTTGACGACGAGCGATCCACCGTCTCGAACCCGGTCGAAGAGGCTTTCGAGGGCTTCCTCGGGGTCCGCGACGAAGAACAGCGTCGCTACGCAGTACACCACGTCGAAAGTGCGGTCGATGTCGAGCGACGGGAGTGCATCCACTTCGAAGTGGAGGTTTGGCTGGTCGGTGGCTTTCTTCTGATTGTCCTCGATTACGGTCTCGGACACGTCGTAGCCGTAGAACTCGGTCCTTGGGAAACGCTCCGCGAGGTCGAACAGCGTGACGGCGGGACCGCAACCGACAGAGGCGACGTCTTCGGGGAAGGTGTCGCCCCCTCCCCGCGCTTCGCGCTCGAAGAATCGTGCGAGCAGGTCTGCCATCTCCTCGCCCGCGAGGTAGACACAGCGGTCGTAGTCGGCGTTGCGGTAGAACTGCTCCCAGTCCCAATCCATCGCGGTTGGCTTCTCTCGGACGGGCCTTCGCTCTTGTGGGTCTCGTCCACTTCGGTACATTTCGACAACAGTTAACCGGCCGCAGTTGCTGAGTCGATGTATGGCAACAGCGACTTCGGACAGACTCCAACCGCTCGGACTCGGCGTGGGCGTCCTCCTCGTCCTCGTCGGCATCGCAACGCTCGTCGGCACGCCGTGGGCCCAGAAGTCCGGCGGCGCGCTCGTCATGGTCGGTCAGATAGTCGGCGCGCTCTCGGCGGTGGCTATCGGTGCAGGTCTCGCGTGGATAGCGAAAGAATAGACTGTTTTTCTACTTGTTCGGCAGGAACGCCATCCCGAGCAGCAGGACGACCGTCAGGAAACTGAGTATGACGACGCCCCAGAGACCGGCGATGCGCTCGTTGAAGTGGCTGATTTCGTTCTCCTGCGTCTGGTACTCGCCCGTCTGCGGCGAGAGGACGAACCCGTCGCTGTTGCTCGGGAAGTACGCGACGTAACTCGTGTTCTGTCCCGTCGGTCCGAGACTGACGTTCGCGCCAGCACTGACCGACACCGTGTTGACTCTCGGTGCGGTCCACGTCAGCGTCGCGGAGTCGGCCGTGATGTTGCTCACGGTCGTCTGGTTGCCCTCGTACTGGAAGGTCTGGCCTTCGTTGTACGTCCGGTTCTCGGGCGTGCCGAACTGCTGACGTTTGTACTCGTCAACCGGGACGAGCGACTTGTTGCCCTCGCTCTGGTTGCCGTCGGTCTCGTTGACGACGACGTACGTCGTCCCACCCTGCTGCACCGTGGTGGTATTGTCGCTCAGGTTGAACTCCTGGCGGAGCGTGAACTGGCCGGGGTCGGACTCGTTCGGGATGAGGACCCGGTAGGTCTCGTTGTTGGCCATCTGGACGGTCGTGTTGTTCGACCACGTCGCAGAGTAGGCTGCCGACTCGTTCGTCCATTCGAGCGTTCCTTCGCCGTCGCTTGCGGACGCCACGGTGTAGGTGCGCCCGCCTTCCGTTATCGTGTCGTTCTGAGCGTACGATTGCCCTTGAACGTCGATTTGGGGCTCCTCGGCCGCACCGATGAGGGCGTACGCGCCAGCAGCGACTACGAGAAAGAGGACGGCGTACACCGCCGCTGCTCGTCGTTGCATATCCGAGGCGACGGACGCGCGCCGTTTAATGGTTACTTTTTGGCGGGAGGAAGCGAGGGGACGAGACCAGTGTGCGAGTGGAGCGAAGTGGAACGAAATTGGAAGAACGCCTTTGTCGGCTTCGTGCGATGCACCCGCTATGGACGTGACGCGAGCAGAAGTTGCGACGAGCGCGGCCGCAGGAGTCGCGGGTGTCGCTGGGTCGTTCGCCGCCGCGGGACGGACGCCCGCGTTCGTCGCCGCACCGCTCGCCAGTGCGCTCGTGAACGCCGCTCCGGGCGAAGTGACGACCGCAGTCGTGCAGAATCTCGGCGAGTTCGGGCACACGCTGGCGCTCACTGTCGCGCTCGTGCTGTCGGTCGGAGTCTTCGCCGCGATTGCATTAGGAGCCACCCGCGTCGGGAGTCGCTCGGAGGTGCCCTACACTGCGGTCTTGGCCGCTGGACTCGGCGGTTGGCTGTTCGCCCTCGCCGTGGCACGCGCGCCAGAAACCGCACTCTGGTCGGCGGTTCCGGTCGGTGGCGTCGTCGCAGTGGCCGAGCGCGGGTTCGCGGTCGGACGGCGACGACCCGTCTCGCGGACGCGCCGACAGACGCTCGCGGCAGTCGGCGCGTTGGCTGGATTCCTCGGCGTCGCGGGCTATCGCGGCCGGAACATCACCGGCGCGGAACCGGGACCGATTAGCGACGTGACCGATGCCGAGACTCAAAGTGAAGCCGAGCAACTGCTCGGCCTCGCGGCGGAACGGTCTCTCGACGTGCCGGAGCTAGCACCGCTCGTCACCGAAATCGGCGGGTTCTACGAAGTCGATATCAACGGTGTGAACCCGAACCTCAGCGACGGTCGCTGGGAACTGTCCGTGACCGGTGCCGTCGAAGAGTCGTTCTCACTCGACTACGCGGAATTGACCGAAATGGTAGAAAGCATCGAGCATCGGTTCGTCACGCTCCGTTGTGTCGGCGAGGGACTGAACGGCAAGAAGATGGACACCGCGCTCTGGACCGGCGTGCCGGTTAGTCGTCTGCTCGAACGGGCAGGCGTCCCGGAATCCTCGACCTGCTGTGTGATGCTTCGGGCCGCAGACGGCTACTACGAGGAGTTTCCGCTGGCCGCGCTCGAAGACGGCTTCCTCGCGTTCGGCATGAACGGCCGCCGTCTGCCGCGGGCGCACGGCTACCCAGTTCGAGCGCTCGTGCCGGGCCACTGGGGCGAAATCAACGTGAAGTGGCTCACCGAAATCGAGGTGCTGAAAGAGGAACAAGAGGGCTACTGGGAGAAGCGTGGCTGGCACGGAACTGGTCCGGTCGAGACCGTCGCCAAGCTTCACACCGTCGAGAAGTTGGACGACGGGAAGATTCGTCTCGGTGGGCACGCCTACGCCGGGACGCGAGGGATTCAGCGAGTCGAGATTTCGACCGACGGGCAGGCGACCTGGCAGGACGCGACGCTCTCGGAACCGCTCCCGGGTGAAGACGTGTGGCGACAGTGGACCTACGAGTGGCAGGCCGAACCGGGCGAACACGAGGTCGTCGTCCGGGCGACGGACGGCACCGGAACCTTGCAACCGGAGTCGTTCTCACAACCGTATCCGAGCGGGCCGACGGGATGGGTCTCTCGTACCGTCGATAACTGACCGTTCTTGCATTTTTGGAGTCGGAATAGCTGGTAGGGTTCGTCTTCTTCCAGTTGTGAGCATTGAACGCGAGTAAAGTCGAACCTAGGACCCGACAGCCTGCGTTGAACGACCGAACTATCGACTCCGCTTAAGCCGTTCGTCGTTGCCTTACAGCGGTGATGTACGAGAAGAATCGAGTCACAGCGGTAATCGTAGCCGTTCTCATGCTCGTTGGAGCCTCGACGCTCGTCCTCGGCGGCTCGGTGGGCGACACAGGCCCAGCAGCAGTCGGCGCGCAAGAGACGACAGTAAACGAAACGGTCGGAGTCAACGAGACGACGACAGTAACTGAAACGACAGAGTTCAACGAGACCACTGCAGTTGGGGAGAACGAGACGACAGTCTTCGGTACGACGGTCGGTGCGAACGAGACGACGGCAGTAAACGAGACCACTGCCGTCGCGGGTAACGAAACCGTGAGCGAGGGCGAAGAGGCACTGTTGGAGAGAGACAGCCTCTTCGTCGAGAATCTGACGCTCCGCAACGTGGTCGTAGAGAACGTCACCGTCAGGGAACTGACCCTCCCGAACGGGAACACGCTTGTCAACGTGACACTTCCCGCAGTCAGGATGACTGGGTCGTTCCAAGCCGTGACGCTGGAGAACATCTCTATCGACGAGCAAGCGCTCGCCGAACGGGTTGACCGGGCCGGACAGAGTCCCACTCGGTTCGTCATCGAAGACCGAACGATTAGCGGCGTCACCATCGACCAAGCGGCGGTGTTCACGAGCAACTTCGTCACGTTCGAGCGCCGTGCCGTCGAGAGCATCCCGACGGACGAAGAGACGGCGGCCGAAGGCGCGAACGAGACCCAAGCGACCCAGAGCGTCGAAATCGGGTCGGTGAACGCCGAATCGGCACTCGTCCGAGAACTCACTCTCTTCGTCTCCGGAGTCGAACCGGGAACCGAGACGACGGTCGGTGCGAACGAGACGACAGTCTTCGGCACGACGGTCGGTGCGAACGAGACGACCGGAAACGCAACGACTGGGACTACCTCGTTCGAAACGACCGCGAACGAGACAGGCAACGAGACGACGATGTTCGAGACGACGGTCTTCGAGACGACTACCGCTGATAACGAAACAGTGGTCGAGGGAACGACGACCGCCTAACGACTGGGTACGTTCGGAGAGTACCCACACTTTTGCCCGGAACGCCCGATACGTCGGACATGAACTTCGGAATCATCAGCACCGCTAACATCGGACGCGCAGTCATTCCCGGCATCGCAGCGACCGACCACGAAGTGACGGCCGTCGCCTCGCGCGACAGAACGAAGGCCGAGACGTTCGCCGACGAGTTCGGCATCGCGAACGCCTACGGCTCCTACGAAGCACTACTGGCGGACGACGACCTCGACGCAGTGTACAACCCGCTCCCGAACGCGCTCCACGCCGAGTGGACGAAACGGGCCGCAGACGCTGGCCTGCACGTCCTCTGTGAGAAACCGCTGGCGAGCGATGCAAAGGAAGCCCGCGAAGTGAGTGAGTACTGTGCAGAACAGGGCGTGACGCTGATGGAGGCGTTCATGTATCGCTACCACCCTCGAACCGAGCGCGCCGCCGAAGTCGTGCGAGAAGAACTGGGCGACGTTCGGTCAGTGAAGTCGTCGTTTCAGTTCCCGTTGGACGACCCCGAGGACGTTCGACTCAACCCCGACCTCGCCGGTGGGAGTCTGATGGATGTTGGCTGCTACGCCGTCAGTGCCGCACGATTGTTCCTCGGAGAGCCACGACGGGCCTACGCGACGACTCACGACGCGGGCGACTACGGCGTGGACACGAAACTGGCGGGCGTGTTGGAGTACGACGACGGGCGAACTGCGCAGGTGTCCTGCGGGTTCGAGACGAGCGACACCCAGTACTATCGCGTCGAAACCGAGGATGGGTGGCTCGAAGCACCGAGCGCGTTCGTTCCGCGAGATGACAGCGGGGGAACGATAGAGTACGAGGTTGACGGCCGTCACGTCATCGAGGAGTTCGACTCGACAGACCAGTACCGACTGGAGGTCGAACACTTCGCCGACTGTGTCGAATCTGGGGCGACCCCGAACACCGACGGCGACGAGGCAGTTCGGAACCTGGCGGTCATCGACGCGCTGTACGAGAGCGCGGAGAAGGGTGAATCGGTCGCTGTGGAGCAGCAGTGAGTCATGAGCAAACAGCAACTCCGCGAGCGAATCTGGGACGCCCTCGAAGCTGAGGGTATCGCTCGGTTCCCCTTCCCGCCTCACGACCGAATCCCGAATTTTTCGGGTGCCGAGGACGCCGCCGAGCGACTCGCCGACACGGGCGAGTGGGAGAACGCCGACGCTATCAAGGCGAATCCCGACGCGCCCCAGTTACCCGTTCGACGGCGAGCGCTCCACGAAGGCAAGACCGTCTACATGGCTGTTCCGCGCCTGCGCGACGAGAACCCGTTCTACGAACTTGACCCCGAAGCGATTCCGGACGACGAACTCGACAGCGCCCCGACCATCTCGCACGTCGAGGAGTACGCCCGGCAGGTCGGTCCCGAGCAAGTACCAGCCATCGACCTCGTCGTTTCGGGAAGCGTCGCCGTCACCGAAGACGGTGCCCGAGTCGGCAAAGGCGAAGGCTACAGCGACCTCGAATACGCGATACTACGAGAGTTGGAACTGGTCGGCGACGAGACTCCCATCGCGACGACGGTTCACGACCTGCAAGTCGTCGAAGACGACGTGGCCGTCGAAGCCCACGACGTGCCAATGGACCTCGTCGTCACCCCGACGCGGACGATTCGCACCGAAACGGAGTACGAGCGTCCGAGCGGCGTGTTCTGGGACGACCTCTCGGACGAGCGACTCGCGGAGATTCCAGTACTGAAAGAGCGGCAGGGC
The sequence above is a segment of the Halorussus halophilus genome. Coding sequences within it:
- a CDS encoding 5-formyltetrahydrofolate cyclo-ligase codes for the protein MSKQQLRERIWDALEAEGIARFPFPPHDRIPNFSGAEDAAERLADTGEWENADAIKANPDAPQLPVRRRALHEGKTVYMAVPRLRDENPFYELDPEAIPDDELDSAPTISHVEEYARQVGPEQVPAIDLVVSGSVAVTEDGARVGKGEGYSDLEYAILRELELVGDETPIATTVHDLQVVEDDVAVEAHDVPMDLVVTPTRTIRTETEYERPSGVFWDDLSDERLAEIPVLKERQG
- a CDS encoding Gfo/Idh/MocA family protein, coding for MNFGIISTANIGRAVIPGIAATDHEVTAVASRDRTKAETFADEFGIANAYGSYEALLADDDLDAVYNPLPNALHAEWTKRAADAGLHVLCEKPLASDAKEAREVSEYCAEQGVTLMEAFMYRYHPRTERAAEVVREELGDVRSVKSSFQFPLDDPEDVRLNPDLAGGSLMDVGCYAVSAARLFLGEPRRAYATTHDAGDYGVDTKLAGVLEYDDGRTAQVSCGFETSDTQYYRVETEDGWLEAPSAFVPRDDSGGTIEYEVDGRHVIEEFDSTDQYRLEVEHFADCVESGATPNTDGDEAVRNLAVIDALYESAEKGESVAVEQQ
- a CDS encoding methyltransferase; its protein translation is MDWDWEQFYRNADYDRCVYLAGEEMADLLARFFEREARGGGDTFPEDVASVGCGPAVTLFDLAERFPRTEFYGYDVSETVIEDNQKKATDQPNLHFEVDALPSLDIDRTFDVVYCVATLFFVADPEEALESLFDRVRDGGSLVVNYPNDELRKAADSFEGRKREAFELVRNGQNVLTETDVSRGIGTEVRDYWKAVDAEELAKDQWPTVYAKK
- a CDS encoding molybdopterin-dependent oxidoreductase, yielding MDVTRAEVATSAAAGVAGVAGSFAAAGRTPAFVAAPLASALVNAAPGEVTTAVVQNLGEFGHTLALTVALVLSVGVFAAIALGATRVGSRSEVPYTAVLAAGLGGWLFALAVARAPETALWSAVPVGGVVAVAERGFAVGRRRPVSRTRRQTLAAVGALAGFLGVAGYRGRNITGAEPGPISDVTDAETQSEAEQLLGLAAERSLDVPELAPLVTEIGGFYEVDINGVNPNLSDGRWELSVTGAVEESFSLDYAELTEMVESIEHRFVTLRCVGEGLNGKKMDTALWTGVPVSRLLERAGVPESSTCCVMLRAADGYYEEFPLAALEDGFLAFGMNGRRLPRAHGYPVRALVPGHWGEINVKWLTEIEVLKEEQEGYWEKRGWHGTGPVETVAKLHTVEKLDDGKIRLGGHAYAGTRGIQRVEISTDGQATWQDATLSEPLPGEDVWRQWTYEWQAEPGEHEVVVRATDGTGTLQPESFSQPYPSGPTGWVSRTVDN